Proteins encoded in a region of the Xiphophorus couchianus chromosome 11, X_couchianus-1.0, whole genome shotgun sequence genome:
- the ccdc61 gene encoding centrosomal protein CCDC61 isoform X2 codes for MEDGSELMEDIVFRGVEFSVKIELDKNLLIVEISDSVTADQWRGEFDPAYIEDLTRKTGNFKQFPIFCSMLESAVRKTSDSVTLDLLTYADLELLRNRKAGVVSRPRGHQQQSALTAKRYLILIYTVEFDRIHYPLPLPYVGKPDPASLQKEIRALRAEISALTSHGGGKSADLEMHRLRQELAAVKGEKEAMAKALERLQMSGSGSELGRGDWRVKEVVRTLEEQLIKERAKGQRSTSKRCQEQRLLMEQLEELRASECALRIRVNSLTNELAFLRRGRVTPVSGRISSRVDGEVYRSLSRERSSGYGGIRARSGSRERLEDRRLRSGERERRSDSSGSRPHMLRPSPSPTRSRVPRFDPTAYIQDRQRRQRESELKKQRKVRREILNSPVLPERGRSRSREAYPQAVRAGSRGRSLSLERRGSRNSSDSSLADMDEMGKTLFRGRKQTYNGPNMSRGLLTRKPLSSTPTHRTKDKESSIDTGAELSEIDARLQALQEYMRDLDTGH; via the exons ATGGAAGACGGCTCTGAGTTGATGGAGGACATCGTGTTTCGAGGAGTGGAGTTTTCTGTGAAGATCGAACTGGATAAGAATTTGCTGATTGTGGAAATCTCCGACTCTGTGACAGCAGATCAGTGGCGGGGGGAGTTTGATCCTGCGT ACATTGAAGATCTCACTCGCAAAACTGGCAACTTCAAACAGTTTCCTATTTTCTGCAGCATGTTGGAATCTGCTGTGAGGAAG ACAAGTGATTCTGTCACCCTTGACCTCCTGACCTATGCTGACCTGGAGCTGCTGCGTAACAGAAAAGCCGGAGTGGTCAGTCGTCCTCGTGGCCACCAGCAGCAGTCAGCTCTCACCGCCAAGCGATACCTCATCCTCATTTACACAGTGGAGTTTGACAG GATACACTACCCTTTGCCGTTGCCGTATGTGGGAAAGCCTGACCCAGCTAGCCTGCAGAAGGAGATCCGAGCCCTCAGGGCTGAGATCAGCGCGCTCACCTCCCATGGAGGCGGCAAATCTGCAGATCTGGAAATGCACCGGCTTCGACAAGA GCTCGCTGCAGTGAAAGGAGAAAAGGAAGCCATGGCCAAGGCTCTGGAGAGACTGCAAATGAGTGGGAGTGGCTCTGAACTGGGCAGAGGAGACTGGAGGGTCAAAGAGGTGGTACGGACGCTGGAGGAGCAGCTCATCAAGGAGAGGGCCAAAGGTCAACGCTCCACTAGCAAAAGGTGCCAAGAACAGCGACTCCTAATGGAGCAG TTGGAGGAGTTGAGAGCTTCAGAGTGTGCGCTCCGCATTCGGGTCAACAGTCTCACCAATGAGCTGGCTTTCCTTCGGCGAGG CAGAGTGACGCCTGTTTCGGGTCGCATCAGCTCTCGAGTTGACGGGGAAGTCTATCGGTCGCTATCGCGTGAGAGGAGTTCTGGGTACGGAGGGATCAGGGCTCGCTCCGGGTCCAGAGAGCGGCTGGAGGACAGAAGACTGAGGTCAGGGGAAAGGGAAAGGAGGTCGGATTCGTCAGGATCACGTCCTCACATGCTGAGGCCGTCGCCTTCACCCACCA GGTCTCGGGTTCCTCGCTTTGACCCGACTGCCTACATCCAGGACAGGCAGCGCAGGCAGAGAGAGTCAGAACTCAAAAA ACAGCGGAAGGTGCGACGGGAAATCCTAAATTCCCCGGTGCTCCCTGAGCGGGGCCGCTCCCGGTCCAGGGAGGCTTATCCTCAGGCGGTCCGGGCTGGAAGCAGAGGCAGGAGCCTGTCGCTGGAGCGTAGAGGCAGCAGGAACTCCTCTGACAGCTCATTAGCAGACATGGATGAAATGGGCAAAACACTTTTCAG GGGAAGAAAACAGACATACAATGGACCTAATATG tctcGAGGCCTTTTAACCAGAAAGCCATTAAGTAGCACCCCAACACACAGAACAAAAGACAAAG AGAGCTCCATAGACACTGGGGCTGAGCTGTCAGAGATTGATGCGAGGCTGCAGGCACTTCAGGAATACATGCGGGACCTGGACACAGGACACTAG
- the ccdc61 gene encoding centrosomal protein CCDC61 isoform X1 → MEDGSELMEDIVFRGVEFSVKIELDKNLLIVEISDSVTADQWRGEFDPAYIEDLTRKTGNFKQFPIFCSMLESAVRKTSDSVTLDLLTYADLELLRNRKAGVVSRPRGHQQQSALTAKRYLILIYTVEFDRIHYPLPLPYVGKPDPASLQKEIRALRAEISALTSHGGGKSADLEMHRLRQELAAVKGEKEAMAKALERLQMSGSGSELGRGDWRVKEVVRTLEEQLIKERAKGQRSTSKRCQEQRLLMEQLEELRASECALRIRVNSLTNELAFLRRGLDNLSVRVTPVSGRISSRVDGEVYRSLSRERSSGYGGIRARSGSRERLEDRRLRSGERERRSDSSGSRPHMLRPSPSPTRSRVPRFDPTAYIQDRQRRQRESELKKQRKVRREILNSPVLPERGRSRSREAYPQAVRAGSRGRSLSLERRGSRNSSDSSLADMDEMGKTLFRGRKQTYNGPNMSRGLLTRKPLSSTPTHRTKDKESSIDTGAELSEIDARLQALQEYMRDLDTGH, encoded by the exons ATGGAAGACGGCTCTGAGTTGATGGAGGACATCGTGTTTCGAGGAGTGGAGTTTTCTGTGAAGATCGAACTGGATAAGAATTTGCTGATTGTGGAAATCTCCGACTCTGTGACAGCAGATCAGTGGCGGGGGGAGTTTGATCCTGCGT ACATTGAAGATCTCACTCGCAAAACTGGCAACTTCAAACAGTTTCCTATTTTCTGCAGCATGTTGGAATCTGCTGTGAGGAAG ACAAGTGATTCTGTCACCCTTGACCTCCTGACCTATGCTGACCTGGAGCTGCTGCGTAACAGAAAAGCCGGAGTGGTCAGTCGTCCTCGTGGCCACCAGCAGCAGTCAGCTCTCACCGCCAAGCGATACCTCATCCTCATTTACACAGTGGAGTTTGACAG GATACACTACCCTTTGCCGTTGCCGTATGTGGGAAAGCCTGACCCAGCTAGCCTGCAGAAGGAGATCCGAGCCCTCAGGGCTGAGATCAGCGCGCTCACCTCCCATGGAGGCGGCAAATCTGCAGATCTGGAAATGCACCGGCTTCGACAAGA GCTCGCTGCAGTGAAAGGAGAAAAGGAAGCCATGGCCAAGGCTCTGGAGAGACTGCAAATGAGTGGGAGTGGCTCTGAACTGGGCAGAGGAGACTGGAGGGTCAAAGAGGTGGTACGGACGCTGGAGGAGCAGCTCATCAAGGAGAGGGCCAAAGGTCAACGCTCCACTAGCAAAAGGTGCCAAGAACAGCGACTCCTAATGGAGCAG TTGGAGGAGTTGAGAGCTTCAGAGTGTGCGCTCCGCATTCGGGTCAACAGTCTCACCAATGAGCTGGCTTTCCTTCGGCGAGGGTTAGACAATCTAAGCGT CAGAGTGACGCCTGTTTCGGGTCGCATCAGCTCTCGAGTTGACGGGGAAGTCTATCGGTCGCTATCGCGTGAGAGGAGTTCTGGGTACGGAGGGATCAGGGCTCGCTCCGGGTCCAGAGAGCGGCTGGAGGACAGAAGACTGAGGTCAGGGGAAAGGGAAAGGAGGTCGGATTCGTCAGGATCACGTCCTCACATGCTGAGGCCGTCGCCTTCACCCACCA GGTCTCGGGTTCCTCGCTTTGACCCGACTGCCTACATCCAGGACAGGCAGCGCAGGCAGAGAGAGTCAGAACTCAAAAA ACAGCGGAAGGTGCGACGGGAAATCCTAAATTCCCCGGTGCTCCCTGAGCGGGGCCGCTCCCGGTCCAGGGAGGCTTATCCTCAGGCGGTCCGGGCTGGAAGCAGAGGCAGGAGCCTGTCGCTGGAGCGTAGAGGCAGCAGGAACTCCTCTGACAGCTCATTAGCAGACATGGATGAAATGGGCAAAACACTTTTCAG GGGAAGAAAACAGACATACAATGGACCTAATATG tctcGAGGCCTTTTAACCAGAAAGCCATTAAGTAGCACCCCAACACACAGAACAAAAGACAAAG AGAGCTCCATAGACACTGGGGCTGAGCTGTCAGAGATTGATGCGAGGCTGCAGGCACTTCAGGAATACATGCGGGACCTGGACACAGGACACTAG